A single Triticum dicoccoides isolate Atlit2015 ecotype Zavitan chromosome 2A, WEW_v2.0, whole genome shotgun sequence DNA region contains:
- the LOC119357296 gene encoding NAC domain-containing protein 30-like, whose protein sequence is MLAMEHQQEESCVPPGFRFHPTEEELVGYYLARKVAAQTIDLDIIQEVDLYRIEPWDLQDRCVGGKGGRGARQVAEDEQSSSELYFFSFKDRKYPSGTRTNRATAAGFWKATGRDKPVTSSRSRGVIGMRKTLVFYRGRAPNGRKTDWIIHEYRLQTSEHAPTQEEGWVVCRAFQKPTPNQRPSYIFPAYADARPWLHIQGGGDLHYLQSGTGAAGAGGLGFPSQDVNYSSEDLLDSKQSLFGNIPQLIESPPATALLGCGDDAVLQQQGQGQAAAGIDWNFLDSLLSTSQLHVTASHLHLEQ, encoded by the exons ATGCTAGCAATGGAGCATCAGCAGGAGGAGTCGTGTGTTCCCCCGGGGTTCAGGTTCCACCCCacagaggaggagctggtggggtACTACCTGGCCAGGAAGGTGGCCGCCCAAACGATTGACCTCGACATCATCCAGGAGGTCGATCTCTACCGgatcgagccatgggacctccaAG ACAGGTGCGTCGGCGGTAAGGGAGGACGGGGAGCGCGTCAGGTAGCGGAGGACGAGCAGTCATCGTCGGAGTTGTACTTCTTCAGCTTCAAGGACCGCAAGTATCCGAGCGGCACGCGCACCAACCGCGCCACGGCGGCCGGGTTCTGGAAAGCCACCGGCAGGGACAAGCCGGTGACGTCGTCCAGGAGCCGGGGCGTCATCGGCATGAGGAAGACGCTCGTCTTCTATCGGGGCCGCGCCCCCAATGGTAGGAAGACCGATTGGATCATCCACGAGTATCGCCTCCAGACAAGCGAGCACGCACCCACACAG GAGGAAGGCTGGGTGGTGTGCCGGGCGTTCCAGAAGCCCACCCCGAACCAGAGGCCGTCCTACATCTTCCCTGCATACGCCGACGCGCGGCCGTGGCTGCACATCCAAGGCGGCGGTGACCTCCATTACCTGCAGAGCGGCACTGGCGCTGCCGGGGCCGGCGGCCTCGGCTTCCCGAGCCAGGACGTCAATTACTCCTCCGAGGACCTGCTGGACTCCAAGCAGAGTCTCTTCGGCAATATCCCGCAGCTCATCGAGAGCCCGCCGGCGACTGCCCTTCTAGGCTGCGGCGACGATGCCGTCCTCCAGCAGCAGGGACAGGGACAGGCGGCGGCCGGCATCGACTGGAACTTCCTGGACAGCTTGCTGTCCACGTCACAGCTCCACGTCACAGCGTCACATCTGCACCTAGAGCAGTGA
- the LOC119357295 gene encoding NAC domain-containing protein 30-like, whose amino-acid sequence MLAMDQHHQQEESCVPPGFRFHPTEEELVGYYLARKVAAQKIDLDIIQEVDLYRIEPWDLQERCGGGRGGRGARQVAAEDEQSSEWYFFSFKDRKYPSGTRTNRATAAGFWKATGRDKPVMSSRSHGVIGMRKTLVFYRGRAPNGRKTDWIIHEYRLQTNEHAPTQEEGWVVCRAFQKPTPNQRPSYIFPAYAATPGLGSYYDARPWLHGRGDDLPYLQSAAGATGAGGLGFPGQGIQYSDDVLESKQSLFNNIPQLIESPPMTTAFAGGGDEGYDIVQQGQGAAGIDWNFLDSLLSTSQLHEYSATAASQLHLEQ is encoded by the exons ATGCTAGCAATGGACCAGCACCATCAGCAGGAGGAGTCGTGTGTTCCACCAGGATTCAGATTCCACCCCacagaggaggagctggtggggtACTACCTGGCCAGGAAGGTGGCCGCCCAAAAGATCGACCTCGATATCATCCAGGAGGTTGATCTCTACCGGATAGAGCCATgggacctccaag AGaggtgcggcggcggcaggggaggacGGGGAGCGCGTCAGGTGGCGGCGGAGGACGAGCAGTCGTCGGAGTGGTACTTCTTCAGCTTCAAGGACCGCAAGTATCCCAGCGGCACCCGCACCAACCGCGCCACCGCGGCCGGGTTCTGGAAGGCCACCGGCAGGGACAAGCCGGTCATGTCATCGCGGAGCCACGGCGTGATCGGCATGAGGAAGACGCTGGTGTTCTACAGGGGCCGGGCACCCAACGGTAGGAAGACCGACTGGATCATCCACGAGTACCGCCTCCAGACCAACGAGCACGCCCCCACACAG GAGGAAGGCTGGGTGGTGTGCCGGGCGTTCCAGAAGCCCACCCCGAACCAGAGGCCGTCCTACATCTTCCCTGCATACGCTGCCACTCCGGGCCTCGGGAGCTACTACGACGCGAGGCCTTGGCTGCACGGCCGAGGCGATGACCTCCCCTACCTTCAGAGCGCCGCGGGAGCTACAGGAGCCGGCGGCCTTGGCTTCCCCGGCCAGGGAATCCAGTACTCTGACGACGTGCTGGAGTCCAAACAGAGTCTTTTCAACAACATCCCGCAGCTCATTGAGAGCCCGCCGATGACCACCGCCTTTGCCGGTGGTGGCGACGAGGGCTATGACATCGTGCAGCAGGGACAGGGAGCGGCCGGCATCGACTGGAACTTCCTGGACAGCCTGCTATCCACGTCGCAGCTGCACGAATACTCTGCTACTGCTGCGTCACAGCTGCACCTAGAGCAGTGA